Within Alphaproteobacteria bacterium, the genomic segment TCGTTTACACCCGCTTGCGGAAATGTTTGTGCGCAAGCGCGGCCGCCACAATAATTGTAGGCCGCGAATTCCAGCACCGGTATATCCTTGTTCAGCACGCTGGCAGCGCCGCTGGCGGCATCGTGATCCGGATGTCCGCCTTCGTAGGCCAGCACCCAAAGCTGATCGATATCGTATTTGGCGGCGTGCCACTTCACCTCGTTCACCATATCATGCAAATAAAAGCGCAGGCTGCGCGTCGGCCGCGCTGCTCCGCCGACGATTTTTGCGCCCAGCGCCAGCGCGGCCTTTTCCGCTTCAAGCCGCCGCGCACGCACGAAGAAATCGTGGCGGTGTCGTTGCCACGGCCACAGTATTTCGCGCGCGATCACGCCCGTGGTCAGGAAATAGATGAAAACCTCCGCCCCCGCCGCGCGGGCACGCGCGATCGCGGCGGCGCATGCCACCACTTCGTCATCCGGGTGCGGCGCGAGCATAAGGATGCGTTTGCCGAACATCACGCGGCACGCTTGGTTTGCGCCGTGCCCGCCGCCAGCTGCCAGAGGGGGTAAAAATCTTCCCGCAGCACGGTATCCCAGCCGACGATCATGCCCTGCGCGCAGGTTTCGGTGGCCCGGCGCAAATCTTGCGCGCCTTCGCCCTGCATAAGGGTTGCAAGTTCGCGCAAGGCGGCGGCCCAGGCATCGGCGCCGCCCGCAATGGCGCGCAGCGCGGGCGAAGGCGGAAACATTTGCGCGACGCCGTTCGCTTCCGCCACAAGCGCGGGCAGACCGCAGGAAAGCGCCTCGATCGTCGCCATGCTGCGGATCTCGACCTCCGACGGGTGCGCAAGCAGATCGGCGCTTGCATAGAGCGCGGCAAGTTCGGCGGGCGGCAGGAAGCCGGCCACGGTGGCGTTATGCGGCAGGCGGCGGCGCACTTCCGCTTCAGCAGGGCCGACGCCTGCGGTGACAAGGTGCAGCGGCAAGCCGCCGGCGACGCAGCGTTCGACCGCGTCGATCAGCGTATAGATGTTCTTGCCCTCATCCATGCGGCCGACGAACACGACAATGACATGGCCCGGGCGCACGCCGAAGCGCGCCTCGGTCGCCGCGCGGTCGCGCCGCTGCGGGTTGAAAACGGTTTTATCGATTCCCAGCCGCAGTTTATGGATGCGGCTTTGCCCCAGAATTTCCGCGCCGCTGGCAAGATCAATAGGCCGCGAGGCCAGCGCATGGCTGCAAAGACGTAAATGCCGGGCGAAACGCCTTTGCATCGCCGCCTGTTTGCGCGCGGGCAGCCGCCAGCCTTCGATCACCATACGCGAAAGCGCGCCGCGCCCCAGAATTCCCTCGATCGCCTTGGCCATAAAAATGCGGGCATAGGCAGGCTGATCGGTATGGAAGGAATGGGTCAGCGGCACGCCGCGCCGCGCCGCCACGCGTTCGGCCGTGCGGGCGAAGGCAAAGAACGCATCGGTGGTGTGAATAACATCGCGGTCTTCGAGTTCGCGCGCCAGCGCCGGATGGTAGGGCGCGAGATCGGTGTGATCGGGGATATAGGGCAGGAATTTGAGTTTCGCGGTGCTGAAGATTTGCGGCAACTGGCGGATGCGCACGTTTTGCGAAAGCTCTTCGGTTTTTTCGGCCCCGGAAAAATAAACCGTGAGATCGAGCGGCAGCGCGGCCCGGGCCGCCGCCGCCGCCACGCGCTCCCAGCCCTTGACGTGCCCGCCCGAGCCGGGGGAGCGAACAAGATCAATCAGCGCGGCGACTTTCAGCATGGCTTCATCCGGTATTTTGCGGTGCCTGGCTTGTGCGGTATTATCGCGCCCGCCATGCCATCCCTGCAATCCATAGTATTATATAGCGCGCTTGCGGCCATTCTGGCCGCGGCGCCCGCTGTTTTTGCCCAAAATCCGGCCCATGCGCAAGATACCGCCCCGGCGGACCCCGCCCCCGCCCCCGCCGCGGCCTCGCCCGATGCGCCGGTCGATGCGGTCGCGCCCCAATTCATGCCCGTCTTCCCGCTGGGGCTTGATGATGCGGCCGCCCCGCTTTTGCTGCCGCTTTACAGCAACCTGCCGCTTGGCCGCCCGCACCCTGGGGTCAAGCGCGCCGTGATCATGGTGCACGGCATTTTGCGCGACGCCAGCACGGCCTATGCCCGCGCGCTGACTTATGCGGGCGCGGCGGCGGGCGAGCGCGGCGATACGATTTTGCTGGCGCCGCAATTTTTGTCCGCGAGCGATATCATGCGTTTTGCCGCGCATCTGCCGGACGGCGGAAAATCCATCGCCTATTGGCAGGCCGACGGCTGGCTTTTGGGTGACGATAGCGCCAGCAAGACGGGCACGCGCCCGGTTAGCTCGTTTACCGCGCTCGATATTCTGTTGGCCTATCTGGCCGAAAAAGATTTTTTTCCCGATCTGCAGCAAGCCACGATCGCAGGCTTTG encodes:
- a CDS encoding glycosyltransferase codes for the protein MLKVAALIDLVRSPGSGGHVKGWERVAAAAARAALPLDLTVYFSGAEKTEELSQNVRIRQLPQIFSTAKLKFLPYIPDHTDLAPYHPALARELEDRDVIHTTDAFFAFARTAERVAARRGVPLTHSFHTDQPAYARIFMAKAIEGILGRGALSRMVIEGWRLPARKQAAMQRRFARHLRLCSHALASRPIDLASGAEILGQSRIHKLRLGIDKTVFNPQRRDRAATEARFGVRPGHVIVVFVGRMDEGKNIYTLIDAVERCVAGGLPLHLVTAGVGPAEAEVRRRLPHNATVAGFLPPAELAALYASADLLAHPSEVEIRSMATIEALSCGLPALVAEANGVAQMFPPSPALRAIAGGADAWAAALRELATLMQGEGAQDLRRATETCAQGMIVGWDTVLREDFYPLWQLAAGTAQTKRAA